The window TCGCCATTCCTGCTTTGGAAAGATACCGGGTAATGGCAGATGTGAGTGTGGTTTTCCCATGATCTATATGTCCTATGGTTCCGATATTTACATGGGGTTTTGTTCTTTCATA of the Pseudomonadota bacterium genome contains:
- a CDS encoding GTP-binding protein translates to MAKKKYERTKPHVNIGTIGHIDHGKTTLTSAITRYLSKAGMA